The Ovis aries strain OAR_USU_Benz2616 breed Rambouillet chromosome 11, ARS-UI_Ramb_v3.0, whole genome shotgun sequence genome window below encodes:
- the TP53I13 gene encoding tumor protein p53-inducible protein 13 isoform X2: MAWVEPVRAAHWLKRRQQRKQRREKAGFRSDTVPGPPSLVPMLGRGRLCRRRGCVQAPALAFTLRSWRPPGVEVASSGHGQLFPSGARRRGLRAALGLQPTPSAPRVPSVSPGSLEAKQPMLGPQGEGDNAGSVPTGPLLLGGPGSNVSSRLEAQLPKGQNSPGGCACLGQASPAPRAAAPPRAARGPTPRTEEAAWAAMALTFLLVLLTLATLCTRLHRNFRRGESIYWEPTVDSRDTVAAVLKRRLLMPPRRVKRSRRRPLLPPTPDSGPDGDSSE, translated from the exons ATGGCGTGGGTGGAGCCCGTCCGGGCTGCCCACTGGCTGAAGAGGAGGCAGCAGcggaagcagaggagagagaaagctggGTTCCGTTCTGACACTGTTCCTGGGCCCCCTTCCTTGGTGCCCATGCTGGGCAGAGGGAGGCTGTGCCGTCGTCGAGGGTGTGTGCAG GCCCCGGCTTTGGCCTTTACTTTGCGGAGCTGGCGGCCACCCGGCGTGGAGGTGGCATCTAGCGGACATGGGCAGCTCTTTCCTAGTGGTGCCAGGAGACGTGGGCTGCGGGCTGCCCTTGGTCTCCAGCCCACCCCCTCAGCTCCGAGGGTCCCCTCTGTTTCCCCAGGGAGCTTGGAGGCCAAACAGCCTATGTTGGGACCTCAGGGAGAAGGCGATAATGCCGGGTCTGTGCCCACCGGCCCACTGCTGCTAGGGGGACCAGGAAGCAATGTCAGCTCCAGGCTGGAGGCTCAGCTGCCCAAAGGGCAGAACAGCCCTGGGGGCTGTGCCTGTCTGGGTCAGGCTTCCCCGGCCCCTCGGGCAGCAGCGCCACCGAGGGCCGCCCGCGGCCCCACCCCGCGCACGGAGGAGGCCGCCTGGGCGGCCATGGCCCTGACTTTCCTGTTGGTGCTGCTCACGCTGGCCACGCTCTGCACTCGGCTGCACCGAAACTTCAGACGCGGGGAGAGCATCTACTGGGAGCCCACGGTGGACAGCCGGGACACCGTGGCTG CTGTGCTGAAGCGGAGGCTGCTGATGCCCCCTCGCCGGGTCAAGCGCTCCCGCCGGAGACCCCTCCTCCCGCCCACGCCGGACAGCGGCCCGGACGGGGACAGCTCCGAGTGA